A single genomic interval of Acetobacteroides hydrogenigenes harbors:
- a CDS encoding DUF898 family protein — translation MKTYLSFHLNGKQLFPYWISTYLLGIVLVVIYVLRSKAILSGDMSFGTSLMLLLSFLLLVGVVYIYYYYVIKYTTDGIEYQGERLVTSYTISQFLGILVVGLLLSIVTLGIYLPWFIQRLYTFFIEGSSYKGTSYRFDGDGLTLFGILTLLLVLPIIALSMISVALFGIGSAEEGMLANIYQLIALAPLYTLLLKWMVSGSYNGYRISLDVKLFNMMGFIFLHLLFTVLTLGIYFPLFYLNIYKYVMAHVACVNEAGERVALDYDMDKGGDFLFIWGQLLLTIVTVGVYLPWAYAKVMGRIISKTSIE, via the coding sequence ATGAAGACCTACCTTTCTTTTCATTTAAACGGTAAGCAGCTTTTCCCTTACTGGATTTCGACCTATCTTTTAGGAATTGTTCTTGTTGTAATATACGTTTTACGCTCGAAGGCTATCCTAAGCGGCGATATGTCGTTTGGAACATCGCTGATGCTGCTGCTCTCATTTTTGCTGCTTGTAGGCGTAGTCTACATCTACTACTACTATGTTATTAAGTATACGACCGATGGCATCGAGTATCAAGGCGAAAGGTTGGTAACATCGTATACCATTTCTCAGTTTCTAGGAATACTAGTGGTTGGCCTTCTGCTGTCTATCGTTACTCTTGGGATATACCTTCCCTGGTTTATACAGCGCTTATACACTTTTTTTATCGAAGGATCGAGCTACAAGGGAACTAGCTATAGGTTTGATGGCGATGGGCTAACCCTTTTCGGAATTCTAACCCTTTTGCTGGTGCTTCCAATAATAGCGCTTTCGATGATCTCGGTTGCTCTTTTTGGTATCGGTAGCGCCGAAGAAGGTATGCTTGCCAACATTTACCAGCTGATTGCCCTAGCCCCACTTTACACCTTACTGCTTAAGTGGATGGTAAGCGGCAGCTACAATGGCTACAGAATATCGCTCGATGTTAAGCTCTTCAACATGATGGGCTTTATCTTTCTTCATCTCCTGTTTACGGTTTTAACGCTTGGAATATACTTCCCTCTATTTTACCTTAACATTTACAAGTACGTCATGGCTCATGTTGCTTGTGTCAACGAAGCTGGTGAGCGTGTTGCGTTAGACTACGACATGGATAAGGGTGGTGACTTCCTGTTTATCTGGGGGCAGCTGCTGCTTACCATTGTTACCGTAGGCGTATACCTGCCTTGGGCGTACGCTAAGGTTATGGGACGGATAATCTCTAAAACGTCGATAGAGTAA
- a CDS encoding 2-dehydropantoate 2-reductase codes for MKFAIVGAGGVGGYFGGKLAAAGYDVTFVARGEHLKAILANGLTVKSVNGDFTVKPAKATSSTSEVGIVDVVLVCLKAWQVRDMAAQLRPMVGSTTVVIPLQNGVMATDELKDVLGERPVVRGLCRIFSKVESNGVINHFGVNPTVIFGENSNEQTDRILRIKAAFDNAGVTAIVPTDIEAEAWKKFLFICSSGLLAVCRSSYGAVRELPETRQMLHALFTEIYSVARAKGVALKPEIVEKTMAMVDTFDYDTTSSLTRDVLDGKPSEIEYQNGTVVRLGKQLGVPTPINTFVYSCILPMEIKAREVKTNR; via the coding sequence ATGAAATTTGCCATTGTCGGAGCCGGAGGTGTTGGTGGCTATTTTGGAGGTAAGCTTGCCGCAGCAGGATACGATGTGACGTTTGTTGCTAGAGGTGAGCATCTGAAAGCGATTCTTGCCAATGGGCTAACGGTTAAAAGTGTTAATGGAGATTTTACCGTAAAGCCAGCTAAGGCAACCAGCAGTACTTCGGAAGTAGGTATTGTTGATGTGGTTTTGGTTTGCCTAAAGGCTTGGCAGGTTCGCGATATGGCCGCTCAGCTACGCCCAATGGTTGGCAGTACGACGGTGGTTATACCTCTTCAGAATGGGGTAATGGCTACCGATGAGCTCAAAGATGTTTTGGGAGAACGGCCTGTTGTACGGGGGCTCTGCCGAATTTTCAGCAAGGTAGAGTCGAACGGTGTTATAAACCATTTTGGGGTCAACCCAACCGTTATTTTTGGAGAGAATAGCAACGAGCAAACCGATAGAATTCTTCGGATAAAGGCTGCTTTTGACAACGCCGGCGTTACGGCTATAGTACCAACGGATATTGAGGCTGAGGCTTGGAAAAAGTTCTTATTTATTTGCAGTAGCGGACTTTTGGCCGTATGCCGTTCGTCCTATGGAGCTGTAAGGGAACTTCCGGAAACCCGACAGATGCTACATGCGCTTTTTACCGAGATATACAGTGTGGCTAGGGCAAAGGGCGTTGCGCTAAAGCCCGAAATTGTAGAAAAGACAATGGCGATGGTTGATACTTTTGATTACGACACCACCTCGTCGCTTACCCGAGACGTGCTGGATGGGAAGCCATCGGAGATTGAGTACCAAAACGGAACCGTGGTGCGGCTGGGCAAACAGCTGGGCGTACCAACTCCGATAAACACATTTGTGTACAGCTGCATACTCCCCATGGAGATAAAAGCAAGAGAGGTCAAGACCAATCGCTAG
- the dnaG gene encoding DNA primase gives MIDKTTVDRIIDAANIVEVVGEFVSLKKRGVNYLGCCPFHNEKTPSFTVSGAKGIFKCFGCGKAGNAVTFVMEHEKLEYVDALRFLAKKYGIEIKERELSQQEVQQNNDRESMMVLSAFAQKYFTDTLFNHVDGKTIGMSYFRERGFRDDIIKKFQLGYCLDTRSAFSQYAGKQGYKKDFLIKTGLSVEHNEALFDRFHGRVMFPIHSISGRVIGFGGRTLKTDKKVAKYLNSPESEIYHKSFTLYGIFFAKKSITQENRCYLVEGYTDVLSMHQAGIENVVASSGTSLTTEQIRLIKRFTTNVTVLYDGDAAGIKASLRGIDMILEEGLNVKVVLLPDGEDPDSFAKSHSVTELKQYIADNEADFISFKTKLLLKDADNDPIKRAGLITDVMHSISVIPDTIIRSVYIRECSKMFEVAEETLIQEMSSLRSKKIGAAVTQNTTILQQSKPELHTPAIPSFVNNVFCEEQEKEIIYFLLKYANVKLFTYTDDDGYEHEINVGQYIISEIANDELEFLNLEYRQIFDDFAELIANNQEPNITHFIHHENLKISELVINLQSEEYVLSNIWKKFGQSESEGIEFLSEAVPKAITSYKAKVIALAIKNLMEELKNITEENFEEMTRRITALNMVRTEISKQLDRPVLC, from the coding sequence ATGATAGATAAAACAACGGTTGATAGAATTATTGATGCGGCCAACATCGTTGAGGTTGTAGGCGAGTTCGTATCCCTGAAGAAGCGGGGGGTGAACTACCTTGGCTGTTGCCCGTTCCATAACGAGAAGACGCCGTCGTTTACCGTATCGGGCGCCAAGGGCATCTTCAAGTGCTTTGGCTGCGGCAAGGCGGGCAACGCCGTGACGTTTGTCATGGAGCACGAGAAGCTCGAGTATGTGGATGCGCTGCGCTTCCTAGCCAAGAAGTACGGCATCGAGATCAAGGAGCGCGAGCTCTCGCAGCAGGAGGTGCAGCAGAACAACGACCGCGAGAGCATGATGGTGCTCTCGGCCTTTGCCCAAAAGTACTTCACCGATACGCTCTTCAACCATGTCGATGGAAAGACGATCGGCATGAGCTACTTCCGCGAGCGCGGCTTCCGCGACGACATCATCAAGAAGTTCCAGCTGGGCTACTGCCTCGACACCCGCAGCGCCTTCTCGCAGTATGCGGGCAAGCAGGGGTACAAGAAGGATTTTCTGATAAAGACGGGGCTCTCGGTAGAGCATAACGAGGCGCTGTTCGACCGCTTCCATGGGCGCGTGATGTTTCCCATCCACTCCATCAGCGGACGTGTAATTGGCTTCGGAGGCCGTACGCTGAAGACCGATAAGAAGGTGGCCAAGTACCTGAACTCGCCCGAGTCGGAGATCTACCACAAGAGCTTTACCCTGTACGGCATCTTCTTTGCCAAGAAGAGCATCACCCAGGAGAACCGCTGCTACCTTGTGGAGGGGTACACCGATGTGCTCTCGATGCACCAGGCGGGCATAGAGAACGTGGTGGCCTCGTCGGGTACCTCGCTCACCACCGAGCAGATTAGGCTCATCAAGCGCTTCACCACCAACGTCACCGTGCTCTACGACGGCGATGCGGCCGGCATCAAGGCTTCGCTACGCGGTATCGATATGATTCTGGAGGAGGGGCTCAACGTAAAGGTGGTGCTGCTGCCCGATGGCGAAGACCCCGATTCGTTTGCCAAGTCGCACTCCGTAACCGAGCTTAAGCAGTACATTGCCGACAACGAGGCCGACTTCATCAGCTTCAAGACCAAGCTCCTTTTAAAGGATGCCGATAACGACCCCATAAAGCGCGCCGGGCTAATTACCGATGTGATGCACTCCATCTCGGTTATCCCCGATACCATCATCCGCTCGGTGTACATCCGCGAGTGCTCCAAGATGTTCGAGGTGGCCGAGGAGACGCTCATCCAGGAGATGTCGTCGCTGCGCAGCAAGAAGATTGGGGCTGCCGTTACGCAGAACACCACCATTCTGCAGCAGTCCAAACCCGAGCTGCATACCCCAGCCATTCCGTCGTTCGTTAACAACGTCTTTTGCGAAGAGCAGGAGAAGGAGATCATCTACTTCCTCCTAAAGTATGCCAACGTAAAGCTCTTTACCTATACCGACGACGATGGCTATGAGCACGAGATAAACGTTGGACAGTACATCATCTCCGAAATTGCCAACGACGAGCTCGAGTTCCTAAACCTGGAGTACCGCCAAATATTCGACGACTTTGCCGAGCTTATAGCCAACAACCAAGAACCCAACATTACGCACTTTATCCATCACGAGAACCTAAAGATAAGCGAGCTGGTAATTAACCTCCAATCGGAAGAGTACGTGCTGAGCAACATCTGGAAGAAGTTCGGGCAATCGGAGAGTGAGGGAATTGAGTTTCTTTCTGAAGCAGTACCCAAAGCGATAACCAGCTACAAGGCTAAGGTTATTGCGCTGGCCATTAAAAACCTGATGGAGGAGCTGAAGAATATCACAGAGGAAAACTTCGAAGAGATGACGCGGCGCATAACGGCGCTTAATATGGTTCGAACCGAGATTTCCAAGCAACTTGATAGGCCGGTGCTCTGCTAA
- the ribB gene encoding 3,4-dihydroxy-2-butanone-4-phosphate synthase, whose product MNGLADFGADYKERVEKAIALLQQGKGILLVDDDDRENEGDIIYAAQNMSVADMALMIRECSGIVCLCITPERAKALELRPMVTDNSSKNQTAFTITIEAKKGVTTGVSAADRITTIRTAIADDAKPSDLAHPGHVFPLVAKPGGVFERRGHTEGSIDLAKLAGLGDTAVLCELTNEDGTMARLPEIAAFSEKHGMTVVSIEDICQYRKDIEGK is encoded by the coding sequence ATGAATGGACTAGCCGATTTTGGCGCAGACTACAAGGAAAGGGTCGAGAAGGCCATCGCCCTGCTGCAGCAGGGTAAGGGGATACTACTGGTTGACGATGACGACCGCGAGAACGAGGGCGACATCATCTACGCTGCGCAGAACATGAGCGTGGCCGATATGGCGCTGATGATCCGCGAGTGCAGCGGCATTGTGTGCCTCTGCATCACGCCCGAGCGGGCCAAGGCGCTGGAGCTGCGCCCCATGGTTACCGACAACAGCAGCAAGAACCAAACCGCGTTTACCATCACCATAGAGGCTAAGAAGGGGGTAACCACGGGCGTTTCGGCGGCCGACCGCATTACCACCATCCGTACCGCCATTGCCGACGATGCTAAGCCATCCGACCTAGCGCACCCAGGGCACGTGTTCCCGCTGGTGGCAAAGCCCGGTGGCGTGTTCGAGCGCCGCGGCCACACCGAGGGGTCGATCGACCTCGCCAAGCTGGCCGGTTTGGGCGATACCGCCGTGCTCTGCGAGCTCACCAACGAGGACGGTACCATGGCGCGCTTGCCCGAGATCGCCGCATTCTCCGAGAAGCATGGGATGACGGTGGTTTCCATTGAGGATATCTGCCAGTACCGAAAGGATATTGAAGGAAAGTAG
- the crcB gene encoding fluoride efflux transporter CrcB gives MLRILLIIGAGGFLGSVARFLVARYVQQSVLSPFPYGTFWVNIVGCFLIGLFYGLSDRGGFMSDELRLFLTVGFCGGFTTFSTFANENLTFLRDGAFFYFALYTSLSVFLGLAAVYLGNLATKLF, from the coding sequence ATGCTTCGAATTCTTCTGATTATTGGTGCGGGTGGTTTTTTGGGAAGCGTGGCTCGCTTTCTGGTTGCCCGTTACGTGCAGCAGAGCGTGCTTTCACCATTTCCTTATGGAACTTTTTGGGTGAACATTGTTGGATGCTTCCTTATTGGCCTATTCTACGGGCTTTCGGATCGAGGTGGCTTTATGTCCGACGAGCTGCGCCTGTTTCTTACCGTGGGCTTCTGCGGAGGCTTTACCACCTTCTCTACATTCGCCAACGAAAATCTTACCTTTTTGCGGGATGGCGCCTTTTTCTACTTTGCGCTTTACACCTCGCTGAGCGTATTTTTGGGGTTAGCTGCAGTTTACCTTGGCAATTTGGCCACAAAACTTTTCTAG
- a CDS encoding VOC family protein gives MNLGSCSTALFVRDIHKAKDFYINLLGLQVEYDFGTNVALKGGVALWQVKEDHPIPQKLGVENTLNRSSNRFELYFETENLKEVYRTLSEAGVAFLHEVHEEEWGQRTIRFFDPDSHLIEIGEAMPTFLQRLYGQGLTVEEVSEKTGVSGDDIRRLLNL, from the coding sequence ATGAATCTAGGAAGCTGCAGTACGGCCCTTTTTGTACGGGATATCCATAAGGCGAAGGATTTCTACATTAACCTACTTGGCTTACAGGTTGAGTACGATTTTGGAACAAACGTAGCCCTAAAGGGTGGCGTTGCGCTTTGGCAGGTTAAGGAGGATCATCCGATACCCCAAAAGTTGGGAGTTGAGAATACCCTTAACCGTTCTAGCAACCGCTTCGAGCTCTACTTCGAAACGGAGAACCTGAAGGAGGTTTACCGGACGTTGAGCGAGGCCGGTGTTGCCTTCCTGCACGAGGTGCACGAAGAGGAGTGGGGGCAGCGCACCATCCGTTTTTTCGATCCCGATAGCCATCTGATAGAGATTGGCGAGGCAATGCCCACCTTTTTGCAGCGCCTATACGGGCAAGGGCTTACAGTAGAGGAGGTATCCGAAAAAACGGGAGTTTCGGGTGATGATATCAGGAGGCTGCTAAACTTGTAG
- a CDS encoding TfoX/Sxy family protein translates to MKSDLSKLPNIGKDTETKLIRVGITSAAELKEVGVEQAFLRLQAIDPGACLSLLYGLAGAIENVKWNQHPPQRKHELQTFYQQAKALLDEGSLAHE, encoded by the coding sequence ATGAAAAGCGATCTTTCTAAGCTACCCAACATCGGTAAAGACACCGAGACAAAGCTCATAAGAGTTGGCATTACCTCTGCTGCCGAACTTAAGGAGGTTGGAGTAGAGCAGGCCTTTCTTCGCCTACAGGCCATCGACCCGGGTGCTTGCCTTAGCCTTCTGTACGGGTTGGCAGGAGCCATAGAGAACGTTAAGTGGAACCAGCACCCGCCACAACGGAAGCACGAACTTCAAACATTCTACCAGCAGGCCAAAGCGCTGCTCGATGAAGGCTCTTTAGCCCACGAGTAG
- a CDS encoding DUF190 domain-containing protein produces the protein MKQVPAVLMRIYISSTDKIDHKPLYEAIVFFAKQNGLQGATVLKGVMGFGASSHIISASMWEVTEKLPIVVEIIDQSDKINLFADLLLPMLEKSEKGFMVTYTNIEIAMVGVGKAR, from the coding sequence ATGAAGCAAGTTCCAGCCGTGCTAATGCGCATCTACATTAGCAGTACCGACAAGATTGACCACAAGCCCCTTTACGAGGCCATCGTCTTCTTTGCAAAGCAAAATGGGCTACAGGGCGCTACCGTGCTTAAGGGGGTGATGGGGTTTGGGGCAAGCAGCCACATTATCTCTGCCAGCATGTGGGAGGTTACCGAGAAGCTACCCATCGTAGTCGAAATTATCGACCAATCGGATAAGATTAACCTCTTTGCCGATCTACTCCTTCCCATGCTCGAAAAATCGGAGAAGGGCTTTATGGTTACCTATACCAACATCGAAATAGCGATGGTTGGGGTGGGTAAAGCTAGGTAG
- a CDS encoding DUF6340 family protein: MGMRLRLLAALAGAMLLLGCSSTRNMRVLTARPANITIDRSIKRIAIVNRAIPLQKSVVEGVLTGELPGTDAKLSRECISGINQELSSSNRFEVSLYNHELLSGSLSSTEFGPCLSWNTIGDICKKTGADAVLSLEYFDAAYTLENLSKASKTLDKVLVNNTGEAIFSAGGTASARAGFRIYNNTNRTISYENSYKHSKVWRQSARTYLEAASKLLKRNEAIVYVSRDLGANFSRQLIPMSYWEQRLMFKGKNPESVKAERLALTNNWEAAADAWLRAFNGATKPKERAAIAYNLALANEVLGSYDNAKKWIVTSYTEGGDKRALQYSRIIDGLIADHQRLQQ, translated from the coding sequence ATGGGAATGAGATTGAGGCTTTTAGCTGCGCTAGCAGGAGCCATGCTGCTTTTAGGCTGTAGCAGCACCCGAAACATGCGAGTTCTTACGGCTCGCCCTGCCAACATAACCATAGATAGATCGATTAAGCGGATTGCCATTGTAAATAGAGCAATTCCGCTGCAAAAATCGGTGGTGGAAGGAGTTCTAACCGGTGAGCTTCCGGGTACAGATGCCAAGCTATCGCGCGAATGCATCAGCGGGATTAACCAAGAGCTAAGCAGCAGCAACCGCTTTGAGGTTTCCCTTTACAACCACGAGCTGCTAAGCGGAAGCCTATCCAGCACCGAGTTTGGCCCATGCCTTAGCTGGAACACCATTGGGGACATCTGCAAAAAAACGGGTGCCGATGCCGTTCTTTCGCTCGAATACTTCGATGCGGCATACACCCTCGAAAACCTAAGCAAAGCGAGTAAGACCTTAGACAAGGTTCTTGTAAACAATACGGGCGAGGCCATATTCAGCGCAGGAGGAACTGCAAGCGCCCGCGCTGGATTTAGGATCTACAACAACACCAACCGCACCATCAGCTACGAAAACTCCTACAAGCATAGCAAAGTATGGAGGCAAAGCGCCCGAACCTACCTCGAAGCAGCATCGAAGCTCCTCAAAAGGAACGAGGCAATTGTATACGTTAGCCGCGACCTAGGGGCCAACTTTTCTAGGCAGCTTATCCCGATGAGCTACTGGGAGCAACGGTTAATGTTCAAGGGGAAGAACCCAGAGTCGGTAAAGGCAGAACGATTGGCGCTCACCAACAACTGGGAGGCCGCCGCCGATGCTTGGCTAAGAGCCTTTAACGGTGCAACGAAGCCTAAGGAACGAGCGGCTATTGCCTACAACCTAGCGCTGGCCAACGAGGTACTAGGCAGCTACGATAATGCCAAGAAGTGGATTGTAACCTCGTACACCGAAGGCGGTGACAAAAGGGCGCTTCAGTACTCTAGAATTATAGATGGCCTTATAGCCGACCACCAGCGCCTGCAACAGTAG
- a CDS encoding alpha-amylase family glycosyl hydrolase, with protein sequence MKLRILTLMLIALFLASCSKKDDNVTPTPPGSGTEVGFMQRSWDGQKRGDVFYEIFVRSFADGNGDGIGDFKGITDKLDYLHSLGVSGIWLTPMNPSPSYHGYDVTDYKLTNPQFGTMADFEALLSKAKSLNIKVIIDFVINHTSSQHPWFQSAKSSATSPYRSWYLFAPTGSIQEWISSGKVPTVTTYNSREWYNNGDGYSYYNAFWDQMPDLNLANPDVVNAINDAAKFWLDKGVAGFRLDAVKHAWQDPNATEGYAFWRNFYNAMKAYKPDVYMVGEVLDDAPVVAPYFTSIPALFNFKAYWKLTEFLNNATYAKWYPKDFQDVLNIYNSSSSSYTNATKLSNHDEDRTLSTLGSIPGRAKVAAAVLLTMPGQPYLYYGEEIGMKGIKATGDENVREPFLWTTGTDSYRTTWRTPSYSNNSTVTPLAQQKDDAASIFAVYKKFLELRNTYPALASGSLAYGDINSQPDNELVYYTRQKDSEKLMVMHNFGSSTKTVSLAPIVKALNLSGVKQPVAEQGGAKVTLSGSTYTVTLPGYSSIVVEMN encoded by the coding sequence ATGAAGCTAAGAATACTTACCCTGATGCTTATAGCCCTTTTTCTTGCAAGCTGCTCGAAAAAGGACGACAACGTAACGCCTACACCTCCTGGCTCTGGAACAGAGGTTGGCTTTATGCAGCGCTCGTGGGATGGGCAAAAGCGCGGTGACGTGTTTTACGAGATTTTTGTACGCTCGTTTGCCGATGGAAACGGCGATGGAATTGGCGATTTTAAGGGAATAACCGATAAGCTCGACTACCTCCACTCACTAGGCGTATCGGGCATCTGGCTAACGCCAATGAACCCTTCGCCATCGTACCACGGCTACGATGTTACCGACTATAAGCTAACCAACCCGCAGTTTGGAACAATGGCCGATTTTGAGGCTTTACTATCTAAAGCCAAATCGCTAAACATAAAGGTGATTATCGACTTTGTCATCAACCACACCTCTAGCCAGCACCCCTGGTTCCAGAGCGCCAAGAGCTCGGCTACAAGCCCCTACCGTAGCTGGTATCTTTTTGCCCCTACCGGCTCCATTCAGGAGTGGATTAGCTCGGGAAAGGTACCAACGGTAACCACCTACAACTCGAGAGAGTGGTATAATAATGGCGATGGCTACAGCTACTATAACGCATTTTGGGATCAAATGCCCGACCTCAACCTAGCTAATCCCGATGTGGTAAATGCAATAAACGATGCGGCCAAGTTCTGGCTCGATAAGGGCGTTGCAGGTTTTCGACTTGATGCCGTAAAGCATGCCTGGCAAGACCCTAATGCAACCGAAGGCTACGCATTCTGGAGGAACTTCTACAACGCAATGAAGGCCTATAAGCCCGATGTGTACATGGTTGGCGAAGTGCTCGACGATGCCCCTGTTGTGGCTCCCTACTTCACCTCCATCCCAGCCCTATTCAACTTTAAGGCATACTGGAAGCTAACCGAGTTCCTCAACAATGCCACCTACGCCAAGTGGTATCCCAAAGATTTTCAGGATGTGCTCAACATCTACAACAGCAGCTCCTCGAGCTATACCAACGCGACAAAGCTGTCGAACCACGACGAGGACAGAACCCTCAGCACGCTAGGCTCCATACCCGGTAGAGCAAAGGTTGCAGCAGCGGTGCTGCTTACCATGCCCGGTCAGCCCTACCTTTACTATGGCGAAGAAATCGGGATGAAGGGAATAAAGGCCACCGGCGACGAGAATGTTCGCGAACCCTTCCTTTGGACCACCGGGACCGACAGCTACCGCACAACCTGGCGTACGCCCAGCTACTCCAACAACTCTACGGTAACGCCGCTTGCGCAGCAAAAGGACGATGCAGCATCGATATTTGCCGTGTACAAAAAGTTCCTAGAGCTGCGCAACACCTACCCCGCGCTTGCTTCTGGTTCGCTAGCGTACGGCGACATCAACAGCCAACCCGACAACGAGCTGGTTTACTATACCCGCCAAAAGGATTCGGAGAAGCTAATGGTGATGCACAACTTTGGATCGTCAACCAAAACGGTAAGCCTTGCCCCAATCGTGAAAGCGCTAAACCTTTCGGGTGTTAAGCAGCCCGTTGCCGAACAGGGTGGGGCAAAGGTAACCCTCAGCGGCAGCACCTACACGGTTACGCTACCCGGATACTCGTCGATTGTGGTTGAGATGAACTAA
- a CDS encoding ComF family protein, whose translation MSWFSNFIALFYPNTCRMCGTPLLKGETTLCTKCIASLPYTRYWEYEDNPVAQKFWGQINATAGCSLLHFRKGAKVRKLIHKLKYKGNTEIGYKLGYILGLHLKTSPTYADIDYVVPVPLHPKKQQKRGYNQSDYIANGVADAIGAKWTTTIVRRNTHTSTQTQKNRIERYQNVRSIFEVAHPDTIRGKHILVVDDVITTGATIESCAAELLNAAPCRVSIASIGTV comes from the coding sequence ATGAGCTGGTTTTCGAACTTTATTGCGCTCTTCTACCCGAACACCTGTCGGATGTGCGGCACTCCGCTGCTAAAAGGCGAAACAACCCTTTGTACAAAATGCATTGCGAGCCTGCCCTATACCCGCTACTGGGAGTACGAAGACAACCCGGTTGCCCAAAAGTTTTGGGGGCAAATTAATGCCACCGCCGGGTGCTCGCTTCTCCATTTCCGCAAAGGAGCCAAGGTTCGCAAGCTCATCCATAAGCTGAAGTATAAAGGAAATACGGAAATAGGCTATAAGCTGGGATATATTCTTGGACTCCACCTCAAGACCAGCCCAACCTATGCCGATATCGACTACGTTGTGCCCGTACCGCTTCATCCCAAGAAGCAGCAAAAACGAGGCTACAACCAAAGCGACTACATTGCCAACGGCGTTGCCGATGCAATAGGCGCAAAATGGACAACAACAATAGTACGACGCAATACGCACACCTCCACCCAAACCCAAAAGAATAGGATAGAGCGCTACCAAAACGTGCGCTCCATTTTTGAGGTTGCCCATCCCGATACAATTAGAGGTAAGCATATCCTTGTGGTAGACGATGTGATTACCACTGGAGCCACCATCGAATCGTGCGCAGCCGAGCTGCTCAATGCAGCACCATGCAGGGTAAGCATTGCCTCTATTGGAACGGTGTAG
- a CDS encoding SIR2 family NAD-dependent protein deacylase has protein sequence MATKRKKLVVLTGAGISAESGLRTFRDMNGLWEEYNVEDVASPEGWRRDPDLVLRFYNERRRQLKGALPNQGHIGLAELEEHFDTVIITQNVDNLHERAGSTQVIHLHGKLTEVRSTANPNLIYTVDGDVNLGDRCELGSQLRPNIVWFGEAVPAMDIAIDIASEADIFAVVGTSLNVYPAASLYRYAPREAPIFLIDPNDDVTVSAMSNRVEYIHEKASTGVARMKEMLVERYL, from the coding sequence ATGGCAACAAAACGGAAAAAGCTGGTGGTGCTCACCGGGGCCGGCATCAGCGCAGAGAGCGGACTACGAACATTTAGGGATATGAACGGGCTTTGGGAGGAGTACAACGTGGAGGATGTGGCCAGCCCCGAGGGATGGCGCCGCGACCCCGACCTGGTGCTCCGCTTCTACAACGAGCGCCGTAGGCAGCTAAAGGGGGCACTGCCAAACCAGGGGCACATCGGGCTGGCCGAACTCGAAGAGCACTTTGATACGGTAATCATCACCCAAAACGTGGATAACCTGCACGAGCGGGCGGGCAGCACCCAGGTTATCCACCTGCACGGCAAGCTCACCGAGGTGCGCAGCACAGCCAACCCCAACCTAATCTATACGGTTGATGGCGATGTAAACCTGGGCGATCGGTGCGAGCTCGGATCGCAGCTGCGCCCCAACATCGTGTGGTTTGGCGAGGCGGTTCCGGCCATGGACATCGCCATCGACATCGCCTCGGAGGCCGACATCTTTGCCGTGGTGGGCACCTCGCTCAACGTGTACCCGGCGGCCAGCCTCTACCGCTACGCCCCTCGCGAGGCCCCTATCTTCCTAATCGACCCCAACGACGACGTCACCGTTTCGGCCATGAGCAACCGGGTGGAGTACATCCACGAGAAGGCCTCCACCGGCGTGGCTAGGATGAAGGAGATGCTGGTGGAGCGGTACCTGTAG